ATGGCGGAAAACATCCGGGAACAGGAGGAAAAACGCAGGAATGAAATGAAGGCCCTGCTGTCTCAGATTAATCCCCATTTTCTCTACAACACCCTGGATTCCATTGTGTGGATGGCCGAAGCCGGAAAGAACCGTGAAGTGGTCCATATGACCATGGCATTAGCCAGGCTTTTAAGGCGGTCTATCAGCAGCGATCAGGAGCTTTTTACCATAAGGCAGGAAACCGATTATGTAAAAAACTACCTGGATATTCAGCAGATGCGCTATAAGGACAAGCTGGATTATGAAATGGTCATTGATGAAGCTATATTGGAGAAACCGGTGATTAGGCTGGTTTTGCAGCCTCTGGCTGAGAACGCCATCTACCACGGCATAAAATATAAGGGCGGCAGGGGGCTTATCCGGATTGAGGCCTACCAGGAGGGTAGGGATATTATACTGAAGGTAACGGATAACGGAAAAGGGATGACCAAAGAACAGATGAAATCCATATTCCAAAAGCATAAGGTCAACTATGAGAGAAATGGAGTGGGAGTGTATAATGTGCAGACCCGGCTGAAACTGTATTATGGCAGGGAATACGGGCTCTGTTATGAAAGCTGCCCCGGCGTGGGAACTGCAGCAATTGTCCGTATTCCGGACATGGAGGGAGGCGGTGAAGGTGAAAAAGAGCACGGCATTTAAGCTGGGAGCATACCTGCTTTTTCTGGGAGCAGTCTTTGGAATCTGCTATCAGCTTTATGAAACAACAGGAGAGAAGGCAGGGCCTAAGATTATTCTGATTCCCAAAAAGATTGACGAGAGTAACGAATTCTGGTCCTCCGTTATAGCGGGAGCCCAGGTTGCGTCAAAAGAGTATAACGTAGAATTAAGCCTGATGGCTCCGGAAACGGAATCGGATGTAGAAGGGCAGAACCGGCTGATTTTGGAGGCGGCGGGCAGAAGGCCGGATGCGATTTTAGTCAGTCCCTGTTCCTATGAGGGGACTACCTCCAGCATCAGACAGGCAGTAAATCAGGGAGTCAAGGTTATTCTCATTGATTCCAATATCAATGAAAGTTTGTCGATTCCTCTTGTTGCCACGGACAATGTGGAAATTGGAAGAAGGCTGGGGGAGTATATGAAGGAACTTCTTCCGGAGAATCCCAAAATCGGACTGGTAGGGCATGTAAAAGGCAGCTCTACTGCCATAGACCGGGAGAAGGGAATACGGGCCGGCCTGGGAAAAGAGGCTGAAGCCATTGAAGAGGTGGTATTCTGTGATTCTATCTATCAGGAGGCCTATGATGTAACCTTACAGCTTTTAAAAAGGCGTCCTGAAATCAATATTATCGCCGGGTTCAATGAATATTCATCCCTCGGTGCCGCCAGCGCAGTACGGGATCTGGGGCTTAAAGGTAAGGTGAAAACCTTTGGAATTGATAGCTCCGTATCTCAGATTCAGCTTCTGGAATCCGGTGTATATCAGGCTCTGGCCATTCAGAATCCGTTTAATATGGGGTATCTGGGGATTGAAGAGGCAGTTAAACGCATAGAAGGAAGTAAAACCGATCTATTTTTAAACTCTGGCTCCAAGCTGGTTACTGTAAAGGATATTTATACCGAAGAAAATGAAAAGCTGCTGTTTCCTTTTCTGGGAAGCAGGGCAACGAAAAAAGAAGAAATCAACAGCCAATAGAATGTAGAAGGAAAAGAACCTTCCAAAAAGGGTTAAAATACTTGAAAAAGTAATATTTTAACCTATTTTGGGAGGTTTTTCAATTTTTTTAAAACCCTTATCTTGATATACTGATGCAAGATTAAAGAGACGGAGAGGAACGGAGGGAGATCAGTGGGAGAGGTTATTTTGACCATGAAGGATATTGATAAATCCTTTGCAGGGGTTTACGCGCTGAACAAGGCCGGTCTGGAGCTGAAACGGGGAGAGGTTCATGCTCTTATGGGAGAGAACGGCGCAGGAAAATCCACGTTGATGAAAATATTGACCGGCATTTACAGCAGGGACGAGGGAGTCATTGTTTTTGAAGGACAGGAAGTACAGTTTAAAAACCCGAAGGAGGCCCAGGACGCAGGAATCGTAATCGTTCATCAGGAGTTAAATATGATGAATCATCTGACCGTCGCCCAGAACATCTTTATCGGTAGAGAGAGGATGAGCGGAAGGCTTGTAGATGACAAAAGGATGGCAGAGGATGCATCAGAGCTCTTTCGTAAGCTGAATATAAAAATAGATCCAAAGGAAAATATGGGGCGCCTGACGGTAGGGCGGCAGCAGATGTGTGAAATAGCAAAGGCTATTTCCACAGAGGCCAAGGTAATTGTATTCGATGAACCGACGGCGGCACTGACGGAGTCTGAAATCAGTGAGCTGTTCAAAATCATCCGGGGCCTGCGTGACAAAGGAATCGGAATTATATACATATCCCACCGGATGGATGAGATCAATCAGATCACGGACCGTGTTACCGTCATGCGTGACGGCGAATATGTGGGGACTCTCATTACTGAGGATTGTACGAAGGATGATATCATTCGCATGATGGTGGGGCGGACTGTTTATGAGGCGCCTAAGACAATAAGCAGCGTGCCGGATGATGCTCCGGTGGTTCTTAAGGTGGAGAACTTAAATGTAGGAAGAACCGTAAAGGATTTAAGCTTCGAACTTCATAAGGGGGAGATTCTGGGCTTTTCCGGGCTTATGGGAGCTGGGCGCACGGAGGCTGCCAGGGCTATCTTCGGAGCGGATAAAAAGGATAGCGGAGATATTTTCGTCAATGGAAAAAAGACGGATATTCGTTCTCCTAAAGATGCGGTAAAGGCAGGAATCGGCTATTTATCTGAGGACCGGAAACGGTATGGTGTTATCGTGGAAAAGTCGGTGGTGGTAAATACCACCATGTCTTCTGTAAAGCAGTTTACCAGAGGGATGTTTCTTGACAACAAGGCGGAGGTAAGGACCGCGGAGAAGTACGTGAAAGCCTTAAAGACCAAGACTCCTTCTGTGCATCAGCAGGTGAGAAATCTATCCGGAGGGAACCAGCAGAAAGTGGTTATTGCCAAATGGCTTACCAGGGACTGTGAAATCCTGATTTTTGATGAGCCAACCAGAGGGATCGATGTAGGTGCGAAAAGTGAAATCTACACGCTGATGAATGAGCTGGTCAAACAGGGAAAATCAATTATCATGATTTCCTCAGAGCTGACCGAGGTCCTTCGGATGAGTGACCGTATTCTGGTAATGTGTGAGGGGCGTAAGACGGGAGAAATAAACATTGATGAGGCGACCCAGGAAAAGATCATGCATGCTGCTACCATAAGAAATTAACTAGGAGGAATTATGAAAATGGAAGACAAAAACAATCAGGCAAAAAAAGAACATGGAAGCCTGCTTCAGGCAATCGGTACTCAAAAATTAGTCGCAATTATCGCATTAGTAGTGTTATTCCTGTTTTTCTGGTTTTTTGGGGAAAATTTCGCAAAATACAGCACCATTATCAGTATCCTGGATTCTTCTTATTATATCGGATTCATGGCAATCGGCGTGACCTTTGTCATCATTACCGGAGGTATTGATTTATCCATAGGAACATCCTGTATCTGCTGCTCTCTTATAACGGGAACCCTGTTTACCAAGGCCGGATTGCCTATGCCAGTGTGCGTGGTTCTGGCTGTTCTTCTGGGAGGTTTATTCGGACTGGCTAACGGAATTATGGTATCGGTTATGAAACTCCCGGCTTTTATCGCCACATTGGGAACGATGATGATTACCAGAGGCTTAGGCTCTATTGTCACCAATACAGCTACTGTAACCTTCCCGCAGGCAACGGCTTCCGGAGGGGCCTTTCGAAGCCTTTTTAAGCTGAAGGCGCCGGGGCTTCCCCAGGCAGGAATACCAACAGGCTTTATTTTGCTTATCATTCTGGCTGTGGCTATGGCTGTTCTTCTGAATAAAACAAGACCGGGCCGCTACATTCTGTCTTTGGGAAGCAATAAAGAGGCCACACGGCTGTCCGGTGTGGATGTGATGAAATATGAAACTCTGGCCTTTGTCATCAGTGGATTATTTGCCGGCCTGGCAGGGGTATCCTATGCGGCCGTATATTCCACTCTGATGCCTGGTACGGGTAACGGTTTTGAACTGGATGCCATTGCAGGAGTTGTTATCGGCGGAACCAGCCTGGCGGGCGGCGTAGGCTCTATTGCGGGAACCCTGATTGGCGTATTTATCATGGCTGTTTTAAAAACCGGTCTTCCTTTTATAGGGGTGCAGCCTCATTACCAGCTTTTAATTACCGGATTTGTCCTTGTGATAGCAGTTTTTGTGGATGTGCTGAACCGGAGAAAGCAGGGAAAGGCTTAAAGTGATTCCATTTATTATTAAATAATCTTCCGTTAAAAGCGGGAAATTATAAAAAATTATTTAGGGAGGTTTTCAAATGAAACAAAATCGTTTACTTGGTGCATTTCTATGCGCGGCAATGACTTCTGCAGTTCTGATTGGATGTTCCGGAGAGACAAAGGCTCCGGCACCTGCTTCTACAGACGCTCCGGCCGCGAAGGAAGAGGCTTCAAAGACCGAAAGTCCGAAGATAGCGGAGAGTGGTACAATTGACTACAGCAGTATTTCGGTGGAGATCGTGGCAAAGGGATTTCAGCATGATTTTTGGAAGGCAGTTAAGATGGGTTCAGAGCAGGCGGCAAAGGAATTAGGTTTAAAATCTACCAATTTTGTAGGACCGGCCAATGAAAGCGCCGTAGCTGAACAGATTGAGCAGTTAAACAATGCGGTTAATAAACAACCCAGCGCCATCTGTCTGGCAGCTCTTGACACTCAGTCTTCTATGGATGCCATTTCCAATGCCCAGGCGGCAGGCATCCCTATCGTAGGCTTTGACTCCGGTGTTCCGGATGCGCCAAAAGGCGCCATTGTAGCCAATGCTGCAACGGATAATTATGTGGCAGGAGGTCTGGCAGCTGAAAAGATGTACGACATCATCAAGGAACAGGTAACAGATCCTGCCCAGGTAGTAAGAATCGGAGTGGTTTCTCAGGATGCCACCTCCCAGTCTATTGGAGAGAGAACCGGAGGCTTTATCGATAAAATGCGTACCCTGATCGGAGAAAGCAACTGTGCGGTGGAAGGACATGACAAGTACAACGTAAAGTCTGACTGGGCAAAGGTGATTATTGACGTGGGAATTCCGGCAACCGTAGATGACGCAGCCTGCGTAATCGTAGCCAGTACGTTGTTAAATAAGAACGATCTGATTGCCATTTATGCTTCCAATGAGTTTACGGCAAAGAATTTGGTGACTGCCAATGAAAGCCTTCAGAAGCTGGGACCGGATAAAGTGATCGGTGTAGGTTTTGATTCCGGCTCCATTCAGCTTGACGCCGTAAAGGCCGGGATTCTGGCAGGCTCCATTACCCAGAATCCGGTACAAATCGGTTATCAGGCGGTTATGCTGGCAGCAAAGGCGGCAACTGGACAACCGGTTAACGATATTGACACAGGCTGTCTATGGTACGACGCCTCGAATATGGACTCAGCAGAAGTAGCGCCATGTCTGTATAAATAAAACATGATTTAAGAGAAAAGAAAGCCGTTTCCGTTTCCAGTTTTTAGGAAGTTGGGAAATGGCTTTCTTTTCATTTTACGTTTCTACACAATGGATATATCAAATCCTGGCTTAATCGTTTGTTCCCTCTATAAAAAAGTCCACCCGCCTGTTCTTTCTTTTGCCTTCACTGGTAGAGTTATCTTCGACAGGATAATATTCGCTGTAGCCTATGGCAGAAAATTTTTTCGCTTCAATTCCGGAGGTATCCAGAAGCCACCTAAGAACGTTGACGGCACGGCTTGTTGAAAGCTCCCAGTTACTGGCATAGAGATGAGTATTGATTGGACGGTTATCCGTATGGCCTTCTATTCTTACCATTTTAAAGGAGTCCTGATATGTTACCAATATTTCGGAAATTTTCTGAAGCACAGGTTCTGCAGCGTCATCGATTTCGGCTCTTCCCGAATCAAAAAATACGGAAGCCGCAACACGTAACAATATCCGATCGTTCCCCAGCTTTGTAACGCTTAATTCATTGGTAAGCTGTTCTTCCTCTATATATGTTTTAATGTATTCATAGAGCTTGTTGAACTCTTCTGCATTCGATACGAAATTGTTTTGCTGCTGGATTGCAGCTGCTTCTTTTTCTCTTTTGTTTTCCTGAATTGTAAGTGCCTGATTCATCATGGCAAATGCAAACAAAATTACGAAAATAGCAAGCAAATCAGTCATCAAATCACTGTAGCTGTCTTGCCAGCTTGCCTCTTCCTCCTCATATTCCTCTTCAATCCTATGGAATCTGCCCATAACTAATCAGTCACCTCCTTGATTTAAAACGAAATTTCGGTTTTTCAGCATCTTCCCCTTCCGTATCCAGGGCTATATTTGCAAACGCCTGCAATTCTTCTCTGATCAGCCTTGGATTTTTCCCCTGCTGTATTCCGGCCAGTCCCTCAATCAACAACTCTCTTCTTGTTTCCTCTTCTTTATTCATAAATTTCAGCCTCTTAGCCAGAGGCGCAAAGATGACGTAGGCGACAAAAGCTCCGTAAAAAGAAGAAACCAGTTCCAGCGCCATCATGGGGCCCAGCGTACTTGCATCATCCAGATTATTCAGCATGGGGATAAGGCCTACATAGGTTCCGAGAAGCCCCAGTGCAGGAGCGGTAGCCGCTATCATATCCAGCATTGCGGCACCCTTTTGATGCCGCTGTTTCATGAAATAGGTAGAACCTTCCAATAAATTTCTCAACTGATCTTCATCCGCACCATCAATGATATGTTGAATTCCCATCTTCAAGAATGCATCATCAGTTAAATCATCAATATGATTATCAAGAGCCAGAAGCCCATTCTTACGGGATATTTCAGCGCATCTGACTAAAGAAGCAATATCCTTTTTTAAATCAAAATGTGAATTTGAAAATGCCTTTTTAGTTACAGTTCCTATGGTTTTAAGCCTTTGAGGAGGAAATGCCATTATAGTGGCTCCTATGGTTCCACCGAAAATAATAAATGCCGAGGGCACGTTCCAAAATAATTCTGCATGACCAGATACAAATACAGATCCGACTATCAGAGATGCACCAAATACAAGTCCGATCAATGTTGAGCTTGTAAATTTAAACATTGAAAACCTCCTAACAGTAATTTTCAGAAGTATAAACCTCTTAGGTATTTTGCATGACAATCTTATATCGGTTGATTAAACATAGGATTTAATGGCAGTTAAGGGATCAAATGTTTTCTTTATGCTATCTTTATATTACTACTGGAATCGATTTTCTTCGTTAAGATAAAATGCTTTTTATGAAGACAAATTTTGTTATGAAATCTTCCCAGAACTCTTGACACAAAGTAGTGTAAATGATATATTTACAGTTACAAACTGTAACTGATTAAAGTACAGAATCAAAAACCTTCGTATTGCA
This genomic stretch from Lacrimispora sphenoides harbors:
- a CDS encoding substrate-binding domain-containing protein, whose protein sequence is MKKSTAFKLGAYLLFLGAVFGICYQLYETTGEKAGPKIILIPKKIDESNEFWSSVIAGAQVASKEYNVELSLMAPETESDVEGQNRLILEAAGRRPDAILVSPCSYEGTTSSIRQAVNQGVKVILIDSNINESLSIPLVATDNVEIGRRLGEYMKELLPENPKIGLVGHVKGSSTAIDREKGIRAGLGKEAEAIEEVVFCDSIYQEAYDVTLQLLKRRPEINIIAGFNEYSSLGAASAVRDLGLKGKVKTFGIDSSVSQIQLLESGVYQALAIQNPFNMGYLGIEEAVKRIEGSKTDLFLNSGSKLVTVKDIYTEENEKLLFPFLGSRATKKEEINSQ
- a CDS encoding sugar ABC transporter ATP-binding protein, with amino-acid sequence MGEVILTMKDIDKSFAGVYALNKAGLELKRGEVHALMGENGAGKSTLMKILTGIYSRDEGVIVFEGQEVQFKNPKEAQDAGIVIVHQELNMMNHLTVAQNIFIGRERMSGRLVDDKRMAEDASELFRKLNIKIDPKENMGRLTVGRQQMCEIAKAISTEAKVIVFDEPTAALTESEISELFKIIRGLRDKGIGIIYISHRMDEINQITDRVTVMRDGEYVGTLITEDCTKDDIIRMMVGRTVYEAPKTISSVPDDAPVVLKVENLNVGRTVKDLSFELHKGEILGFSGLMGAGRTEAARAIFGADKKDSGDIFVNGKKTDIRSPKDAVKAGIGYLSEDRKRYGVIVEKSVVVNTTMSSVKQFTRGMFLDNKAEVRTAEKYVKALKTKTPSVHQQVRNLSGGNQQKVVIAKWLTRDCEILIFDEPTRGIDVGAKSEIYTLMNELVKQGKSIIMISSELTEVLRMSDRILVMCEGRKTGEINIDEATQEKIMHAATIRN
- a CDS encoding ABC transporter permease; this encodes MEDKNNQAKKEHGSLLQAIGTQKLVAIIALVVLFLFFWFFGENFAKYSTIISILDSSYYIGFMAIGVTFVIITGGIDLSIGTSCICCSLITGTLFTKAGLPMPVCVVLAVLLGGLFGLANGIMVSVMKLPAFIATLGTMMITRGLGSIVTNTATVTFPQATASGGAFRSLFKLKAPGLPQAGIPTGFILLIILAVAMAVLLNKTRPGRYILSLGSNKEATRLSGVDVMKYETLAFVISGLFAGLAGVSYAAVYSTLMPGTGNGFELDAIAGVVIGGTSLAGGVGSIAGTLIGVFIMAVLKTGLPFIGVQPHYQLLITGFVLVIAVFVDVLNRRKQGKA
- a CDS encoding ABC transporter substrate-binding protein is translated as MKQNRLLGAFLCAAMTSAVLIGCSGETKAPAPASTDAPAAKEEASKTESPKIAESGTIDYSSISVEIVAKGFQHDFWKAVKMGSEQAAKELGLKSTNFVGPANESAVAEQIEQLNNAVNKQPSAICLAALDTQSSMDAISNAQAAGIPIVGFDSGVPDAPKGAIVANAATDNYVAGGLAAEKMYDIIKEQVTDPAQVVRIGVVSQDATSQSIGERTGGFIDKMRTLIGESNCAVEGHDKYNVKSDWAKVIIDVGIPATVDDAACVIVASTLLNKNDLIAIYASNEFTAKNLVTANESLQKLGPDKVIGVGFDSGSIQLDAVKAGILAGSITQNPVQIGYQAVMLAAKAATGQPVNDIDTGCLWYDASNMDSAEVAPCLYK
- a CDS encoding OmpA/MotB family protein — encoded protein: MGRFHRIEEEYEEEEASWQDSYSDLMTDLLAIFVILFAFAMMNQALTIQENKREKEAAAIQQQNNFVSNAEEFNKLYEYIKTYIEEEQLTNELSVTKLGNDRILLRVAASVFFDSGRAEIDDAAEPVLQKISEILVTYQDSFKMVRIEGHTDNRPINTHLYASNWELSTSRAVNVLRWLLDTSGIEAKKFSAIGYSEYYPVEDNSTSEGKRKNRRVDFFIEGTND
- a CDS encoding motility protein A: MFKFTSSTLIGLVFGASLIVGSVFVSGHAELFWNVPSAFIIFGGTIGATIMAFPPQRLKTIGTVTKKAFSNSHFDLKKDIASLVRCAEISRKNGLLALDNHIDDLTDDAFLKMGIQHIIDGADEDQLRNLLEGSTYFMKQRHQKGAAMLDMIAATAPALGLLGTYVGLIPMLNNLDDASTLGPMMALELVSSFYGAFVAYVIFAPLAKRLKFMNKEEETRRELLIEGLAGIQQGKNPRLIREELQAFANIALDTEGEDAEKPKFRFKSRR